In one window of Pseudobythopirellula maris DNA:
- a CDS encoding NPCBM/NEW2 domain-containing protein, with the protein MIHRTPDAPALLVLVLCSLFSPSAASAETHRRDALLRDGRTVESARLVAWSEASGLMLRLPEDSGAAHEGDDPPAPLGPLRQNDLVRWGRPPEQASTPHVLLADGSRVTAADSWEADGSVRLDAHGLWVRTELFGELAAPRATVRWIVFEAAREGTSAAQLADSSHDQAVGADRVYLVGGDRLDGRIVAVDGGAVSLAVGASNSESAPVQIALERVLAVRLNGAGAPATPAACAVGFADGSLLLAERVSVEPDGASLSVAPSGLADPLAVEAEASDVTFLQPLSGDAVTYLSDLKPVDYQQPPYFDLSWRLGADKNLRGEPLSSGGERRLKGLAVHAASRLVYRVDPGQGLRFQCEVGVDDSAVRDAELAAEPRQAAPGSVVFRVYRIVEGALDLAHETPVIRGGEAPTPIDVDLAGAAGLVLVADFADRGDELDHADWLDARLVWVDETP; encoded by the coding sequence ATGATCCACCGCACGCCCGATGCGCCAGCGCTCCTCGTGCTGGTCCTGTGCAGCCTGTTCTCTCCAAGCGCTGCGTCGGCCGAGACGCACCGGCGCGACGCCCTGCTGCGCGACGGACGCACCGTCGAGTCGGCTCGCTTGGTGGCTTGGTCCGAAGCGAGCGGCCTGATGCTGCGTTTGCCGGAAGACTCCGGCGCCGCGCACGAGGGCGACGACCCCCCGGCGCCGCTCGGCCCGCTCCGCCAGAACGACCTCGTTCGTTGGGGGCGACCGCCCGAGCAGGCCAGCACGCCCCACGTGTTGCTCGCCGACGGCTCGCGCGTGACGGCCGCCGACTCTTGGGAGGCCGACGGGTCGGTCCGATTGGACGCCCACGGGCTGTGGGTCCGAACCGAGCTGTTTGGCGAACTGGCGGCGCCCCGCGCGACGGTCCGCTGGATCGTCTTCGAAGCGGCCCGTGAGGGGACGAGCGCCGCGCAACTCGCCGACTCGAGCCACGACCAGGCGGTCGGCGCCGATCGTGTTTACTTGGTCGGCGGCGATCGGCTCGACGGCCGGATCGTGGCGGTTGATGGCGGGGCGGTGTCGCTTGCCGTGGGCGCAAGCAATAGCGAAAGCGCGCCGGTCCAAATCGCGCTGGAGCGAGTGCTCGCCGTCCGGCTGAACGGCGCCGGGGCGCCCGCCACGCCCGCGGCGTGCGCTGTCGGCTTCGCCGACGGGTCGCTGCTGCTAGCCGAGCGCGTGAGCGTGGAGCCCGACGGAGCGTCGCTCAGCGTGGCGCCGAGCGGGCTTGCGGACCCGCTCGCGGTCGAGGCCGAGGCGAGCGACGTTACCTTCTTGCAGCCGCTGTCGGGCGACGCGGTGACTTACCTTTCCGACCTCAAGCCGGTCGACTACCAGCAGCCCCCTTACTTCGATCTCTCGTGGCGTTTGGGCGCCGACAAGAACCTGCGTGGCGAACCGCTTAGCTCGGGCGGCGAACGGCGGCTCAAAGGCCTCGCGGTCCACGCCGCCTCGCGGCTTGTCTACCGGGTCGACCCGGGGCAAGGGCTCCGCTTTCAATGCGAGGTGGGTGTTGATGACTCCGCGGTGCGCGACGCCGAACTCGCCGCCGAGCCTCGCCAAGCGGCGCCAGGCAGCGTGGTGTTCCGCGTTTACCGCATCGTCGAGGGCGCGCTCGATCTCGCCCATGAGACTCCCGTGATCCGCGGCGGCGAGGCGCCCACACCGATCGACGTCGACCTTGCGGGCGCCGCCGGGCTGGTGCTTGTGGCCGACTTCGCCGACCGCGGCGATGAACTGGACCACGCCGACTGGCTCGATGCGCGGCTCGTGTGGGTTGACGAGACGCCATAG
- a CDS encoding prenyltransferase/squalene oxidase repeat-containing protein translates to MIAASRFALIILVLLASAPVALAQDAAAQAAAMVAPADAAIDRGLKFLASTQQPDGSYAGRGMGKNPAIVALAGMAFLSSGSSPGRGPYGDEIDRAIDYLLRHTQASGFIAVDGATSHGPMYGHGFATLFLAEAYGMTEREDLRDRLASAIRLIISAQNNEGGWRYQPKPVDADISVTICQIMALRAARNAGIHVPGQTVERCIEYVKRCQNPDGGFGYTPRDRSSMFPRSAAGVVALYSAGVYDDESVESGLAYLEAQMPQVVRRERNSHFFYGMYYGMQAMWQAGDARWARWYPVTRDALLARQQRDGSWNDSNGPHYGTAMACVVLQIPNNTIPIFQR, encoded by the coding sequence GTGATCGCGGCGTCCCGATTCGCACTCATCATCCTTGTCTTACTCGCCTCGGCCCCGGTCGCGCTGGCGCAAGACGCCGCCGCGCAGGCGGCCGCGATGGTCGCCCCGGCCGACGCCGCCATCGATCGCGGCTTGAAGTTCCTCGCCTCGACCCAGCAGCCCGACGGCTCCTACGCGGGCCGCGGCATGGGAAAGAACCCGGCGATCGTCGCGTTGGCCGGCATGGCGTTTCTCTCCAGCGGCAGCTCGCCCGGCCGCGGCCCGTACGGCGACGAGATCGACCGGGCGATCGACTACCTGCTGCGCCACACCCAGGCGAGCGGCTTCATCGCTGTGGACGGCGCCACCAGCCACGGCCCGATGTACGGCCACGGCTTCGCCACGCTGTTCCTGGCCGAGGCCTATGGCATGACGGAACGCGAGGACCTGCGCGACCGCCTCGCCAGCGCGATCCGGCTGATCATCTCGGCCCAGAACAACGAGGGAGGCTGGCGCTACCAGCCCAAGCCCGTCGACGCCGACATCTCGGTGACGATCTGCCAGATCATGGCCCTGCGGGCGGCCCGCAACGCCGGCATCCACGTGCCGGGCCAGACCGTCGAACGCTGCATCGAGTACGTCAAACGCTGCCAGAACCCCGACGGCGGTTTCGGCTACACGCCGCGTGACCGCTCGAGCATGTTCCCCCGTTCGGCGGCCGGTGTGGTCGCGCTCTACAGCGCGGGCGTTTACGACGACGAGTCGGTCGAGAGCGGTCTCGCTTATCTCGAGGCGCAGATGCCGCAGGTCGTGCGGCGTGAACGCAACTCGCACTTTTTCTACGGCATGTACTACGGCATGCAGGCGATGTGGCAGGCGGGCGACGCCCGCTGGGCGCGCTGGTACCCCGTCACCCGCGACGCGTTGCTCGCCCGTCAGCAACGCGACGGCTCGTGGAACGACAGCAACGGACCGCACTACGGCACGGCGATGGCCTGCGTCGTGCTGCAGATACCGAACAACACGATCCCGATCTTCCAGCGATAA
- a CDS encoding glutamine synthetase III family protein: MSMTIDGNGTGGKRSSGGVSPRSAAVATASSYEASGSRFDFAKTPSQDLFGSNVFNKSEMKDRLPKTVFKSLMSTIDAGEKLDPAVADIVASAMKDWALEHGATHYTHIFYPLTGGTAEKHDSFMAPTAEGSTLSEFSGKELCQGEPDGSSFPTGGIRATHEARGYTIWDVTSPAYILENPNGTTLCIPTAFVSWTGEALDKKTPVLRSMQALDAQAHRILKLFGHDEKAFVASTAGPEQEYFLIDKSFYYARPDLLNSGRTLFGAAPPKGQEFDDHYFGHIPDRVLAFMFDAERELCKLGVPIKTRHNEVAPGQFELAPMFETANVATDHQQLIMSVLKKTADKYGMACLMHEKPFAGVNGSGKHVNWSLGSSKHGNLMDPGDTPHENAQFLVFCAAVIRAVYKHQGLLRSVVASAGNDHRLGANEAPPAIISIFLGDQLTDVFEQIKNGAAESSLAKGTLAVGVDVLPHLPKDAGDRNRTSPFAFTGNRFEFRAVGSNQSIAGPLVAMNTIVAESLDYCATALEAATGGDASKLNGAVQKLLTDIYNECDPIIFNGNGYSDEWHAEAAKRGLKNLKTTADALGELCTPEVKELFSKYSVLSERELESRYETYVEQYCLTVKVEANLTKKIARTLLFPAAIRFQNELASTCAALKAVGYEFDTDTLDKVTALVKELQDGTTTLAKASEGGCEDMRQCCDEVLPAMLAVRAAADKLEAICADDIWPLPTYQEMLFIK, from the coding sequence ATGAGCATGACGATTGACGGCAACGGCACTGGCGGAAAACGGTCCTCGGGCGGCGTATCGCCTCGTTCGGCGGCCGTCGCGACGGCCTCGAGCTACGAGGCGAGCGGCTCGCGCTTCGATTTCGCGAAGACCCCCTCACAAGACCTGTTCGGCTCGAACGTCTTCAACAAGTCGGAGATGAAAGACCGGCTCCCGAAGACCGTGTTCAAGTCGCTGATGAGCACGATCGACGCCGGCGAGAAGCTCGACCCGGCCGTGGCCGACATCGTCGCCTCGGCGATGAAGGACTGGGCCCTCGAGCACGGCGCCACGCACTACACCCACATTTTCTACCCGCTCACCGGCGGCACCGCGGAGAAGCACGACAGCTTCATGGCGCCCACCGCCGAGGGCAGCACGCTCAGCGAGTTCAGCGGCAAGGAACTCTGCCAGGGCGAGCCGGACGGCTCGAGCTTCCCGACGGGCGGCATCCGCGCCACGCACGAGGCCCGCGGCTACACGATCTGGGACGTCACCAGCCCGGCCTACATCCTCGAGAACCCCAACGGCACGACGCTCTGCATCCCCACGGCGTTCGTCTCGTGGACCGGCGAGGCGCTCGACAAGAAGACCCCCGTGCTGCGTTCGATGCAGGCCCTCGACGCCCAGGCGCACCGCATCCTGAAGCTGTTCGGCCACGACGAGAAGGCGTTCGTCGCCTCGACGGCCGGCCCCGAGCAGGAGTACTTCCTGATCGACAAGAGCTTCTACTACGCCCGCCCCGACCTGTTGAACTCGGGCCGCACGCTGTTCGGCGCCGCCCCCCCCAAGGGCCAGGAGTTCGACGACCACTACTTCGGCCACATCCCCGACCGGGTGCTGGCGTTCATGTTTGACGCCGAGCGTGAGCTCTGCAAGCTCGGCGTGCCGATCAAGACCCGCCACAACGAAGTGGCCCCCGGTCAGTTCGAGCTCGCCCCGATGTTCGAGACCGCCAACGTGGCGACCGACCATCAGCAGCTGATCATGTCGGTGCTGAAAAAGACCGCCGACAAGTACGGCATGGCCTGCCTGATGCACGAGAAGCCGTTCGCCGGCGTCAACGGCTCGGGCAAGCACGTCAACTGGTCGCTCGGCAGCTCGAAGCACGGCAACCTGATGGATCCGGGCGACACGCCGCACGAGAACGCCCAGTTCTTGGTGTTCTGCGCCGCGGTGATCCGTGCGGTGTACAAGCACCAGGGCCTGCTGCGTTCGGTCGTCGCCTCGGCCGGTAACGACCACCGGCTCGGCGCCAACGAGGCCCCGCCGGCGATCATCTCGATCTTCCTAGGCGACCAGCTGACGGACGTGTTCGAGCAGATCAAGAACGGCGCCGCCGAGTCGTCGCTGGCCAAGGGCACGCTGGCGGTCGGTGTCGACGTCCTGCCGCACCTGCCCAAGGACGCCGGCGACCGCAACCGCACCAGCCCGTTCGCCTTCACCGGCAACCGGTTTGAGTTCCGCGCCGTCGGCTCGAACCAGTCGATCGCCGGCCCGCTGGTGGCGATGAACACCATCGTCGCCGAGTCGCTTGACTACTGCGCCACAGCGCTCGAGGCCGCCACCGGCGGCGACGCCTCGAAGCTCAACGGCGCGGTCCAGAAGCTGCTGACCGACATCTACAACGAGTGCGACCCGATCATCTTCAACGGCAACGGCTACAGCGACGAGTGGCACGCCGAGGCCGCCAAGCGGGGCCTGAAGAACCTGAAGACGACGGCCGACGCCCTCGGCGAGCTCTGCACGCCCGAGGTCAAGGAGCTGTTCTCCAAGTACAGCGTTCTGAGCGAGCGCGAGCTGGAGAGCCGCTACGAGACCTACGTCGAGCAGTACTGCCTGACGGTCAAGGTCGAGGCGAACCTCACGAAGAAGATCGCCCGCACCTTGCTGTTCCCGGCCGCGATCCGTTTCCAGAACGAACTCGCCAGCACCTGCGCCGCCCTCAAGGCGGTGGGCTACGAGTTCGACACGGACACGCTCGACAAGGTGACCGCCCTGGTCAAGGAGCTGCAAGACGGCACCACCACGCTGGCCAAGGCCTCCGAGGGTGGCTGCGAAGACATGCGGCAGTGCTGCGACGAGGTGCTGCCGGCCATGCTGGCCGTCCGCGCCGCGGCCGACAAGCTCGAGGCGATCTGCGCCGACGACATCTGGCCGCTGCCGACCTACCAGGAGATGCTGTTCATCAAGTGA